The Thermococcus sp. DNA segment ATTGAGCCCAGTACCCCCTCCGCTCTTCTGTATCATGGCCACATCATGTGCCGCTTTCATTATGCTCTCCATGTCGTCCTCTATCGGCACAACGAAGCACGCTGAAAGCATTCCCAAAGGCCTTCCGGAGTTTATTAGCGCCGGTGTGTTTGGCATGAACACCTGCCCTGCCATCAACCTGAAGTATTCCTCTATCTCGCCCTCGTAGTCGTCGAAGGCCCCGTTTTCGAGCATGCCCAGGAACTCGTCTATCGAGACCTTCATTTTGCCCTTCTCTGCCAGCTCGCGGTAGAGGTTGAGGAGCCTCTCAAAGTGGTACTTGTTGAGCTTGAAGCGGCCTATTGAATACTTGCCATCGAACTCCTCAAAGTGCTCAAGGTAGTACTTGACTCTGCTCAAATCCTGTTCGTGGTTCCCATCTTTGTCAAAAACCCTCTCGTCGTAGAGTAAATCGGGGATTACGGCTAGAGTTGCCACCCTCTCAAAGAGTTCCCTTGGGCTCTCGATTATTTCGCCCTTTTCGTTCCTTATGAGGTAGCGCGAGGCTAAAACACGTAGAGCGTTTAACGAGAAGCGCTTGTCGATTTCATCGAGTTTGTCCTTGTTGAGAATTTTCTTCTTTTCCTCCCTGATTTCGGCCTTCTTCTTGCGGTAGAGAATGTAGGCCTTGGCGACATCAAAGAGGCCGGCCCTCATCAGTTCGAGCTCAACGATGTCCTGAATGTTCTCTATGTTCGGGATTTGACCATCGTAGAGCTCGTTTATCCTCCTGACGACCCTTCTGACGACCCTGTTGAGAAGTTTTTCGTCATGGATTCCAACTTCAAGCATTGCCCTCTGTATGGCCCATTTTATACGCTCCCTATCAAAAGGCACGATTCTACCGTCTCTTTTCATCACTTTTTCAACAGGCATATAAACACCCCTGACACACAGTTGTACATAATTTTGTCAATTGGTAAAATCATCAGCACCGCCACTCTCACCGGGCACCCTAATATACCTTACCCCACATTTCATTGCCATCGTGACGAATTCTGGCTTACCCTCTTGGATGGTGGGGAAGTGGTAGAAAAGGGAAGTGGATGGTTTAGAGAGACTCGTATATCAGCTTCAACCTGTACGCGTGAGTCAGTTCCTCCCTCGCGATGTGCACAAAAAGGTCGTTGAAGGGGCTTTCCAAAAGCTCCGCTAGTTTGGAGTACATCTCATAGGCGTGTTTCTCCCTCAGCACGGCCTCCACGACGAGTTCTTCAAGGCTTTCAGGCTCCGCCCTCTTATCGCTGAGAACTGGTTCGAGGGAGAGCTCGTCCATGTAGTCGACAATTAACCCCTCCAGTGTTCCCTCCTTTAGTAGGCCCCTCAGGGTCTCCCCGTGCCTCAGTTCTTCCTCCGCTATCAGTGTGAAAACGTCCCTCAGCTCGGGTCTCTCGAAGAGGGCGAAGGTTTCACCGAGCTTGTAGAGGTTGTAGAGCTCGTTCTCCTGCCAGATTAGCTTTTCGATGAGCTCTTTGGCCTTCATTTCACAACCCTCAGGTAGTCCAGGAGCTCTTTAACACTTGGGAGGATTAAATCGGGTTTAAAGGGGCTATTCTTAACGTCCTCGGGAGTGCTGACACCGGTTAGGACCATTACCGCCTTCATCCCAAAGCGCTTGGCGAAGGTTATGTCAGTGTCCAGCCTGTCGCCGACCATCCAGATTTCGTCAACGCGTCCCATCTTCTCCTTTGCAATCTCATAAACGGGTTCGTTTGGCTTTCCGATGATGAGGGGCTCCTTTTCGGTCGAGGCCTTCAGTGAGGCTATTATTGCTCCCGCTCCCGGGTAGAGGCCCTCCTCAGCTGGGTAAGTGGTGTCGGGGTTTGTTCCTATAAAGCTCGCCCCGTTCCTTATCGCCAGAGTTCCGTATTTGAGTTTCTCATAGGTCAAACCCGGATCGAGGCCGACAACAACGTGCCTGATTTCCCGCCATTTTCCTTCTCTGCAGTCCTCGGGGCTTACCGTCTCCCAGTTTAGCTTTCCCATCTCCTCGTGGAGGCCCTTACCGCCGATGACGAAGATTTTTCCGGGTTCCATGTGCCTAGCCATGTAGAGCCTCGTGGCTAAACCGGACGTTATTATTCTCTCCGCTGGAACATCGATGCCCATCGAGAGCAACTTTTCTCTATACATTTCCGGTGTCTTTGTCGAGTTGTTCGTGAGGAACAGGAAGGGAATTTCCTTTTTCTTCAGGTATTCCACAACTTCCCTCGCGCCTTCGATGGGCCTGTTCCCGCGGTAGATAACACCGTCCATGTCAAAGATAATCCCAATCATGCTCTCACCGGAGGGAAAATGTGGGGGAAGTATAAAAGCTCACTGGCTCGCGTCGAGCCTTAGAGTTATGTCTATTCCATCCGTTTGGCACTCGTTGCCTGTCTCATCTGGAAGTTCAAACGTCATCTCGATTCCGGCTATTTCTCCCGGCTGTAGCGTTACGGGGAGCGTTATCGTCTTTCCATTGAGGGCGTTTAGCGTTTGGTTGACGATGATGCTCTTTCCTTTCACATGTATGGACTTCAGAACAAGCCACTTTCCGAGTTCTCCGGTTTCGGGCGTTGAATCCACGGCTTTTTCCGATGGAGACATTCTCACCTCGTAGTTCCTGACTTTGAACGTTATTGTGAGTTTTTTAACTTCAACCGTTCCGCGGTTCTTGATTTGGAATTCGGATTTTCTGGTTTCACCGGGCAGGAGGTTGTTCATCTCAAAAAGCTTCAGCTCGTTGTAGAAGCGCTTTCCGTTCTTGCTGATGGCCACGTCAAATTCGGCGGTCTCTATTGAGTTTCCCCTTGAGATTGCCGTATCGGTGAATATTGACACCACATAACTCGAGAAAACCAAAAATATAACCACTCCAACGACAATTTTCGATCGTTTCATGTTAACCACCATTAATGGTATTCCAAGAAAGAACAACTTCAAACTTTAAAAAGTTTTTTATATGTTATAGTAGTTCCTGGAATTGGATGGCAAAGTTCTAAAAACCCCAAATAATGCATCTGCTATTAGGAGATGGAAACCCTATGACCGTTGATGTCTCTGTGATACTACCAACTATGAACGAGGAAAAGGCAATATCTGTTGTGCTTCCAAAACTACAAGAGTCATTGGAAAAAATGGGGTTATCCTATGAGATAATAGTAGTTGACAAAAGTGTTGACAATACTCCAGATATAGCCAGTTCTTTGGGAGCCCTTGTAATCCCCCAAAAAAATCGGGGTTATGGAGATGCATATATAACTGGGTTCAATAATGCACGGGGAAAGTATATAGTCATGGGTGACCCAGATGGGAGTTATGATTTCTCTGAGCTTCCTAAGCTTCTTGAGCCCCTTCTAAGGGATGAAGCGGACTTGGTAATCTGTACTAGGTTAAAGGGTAGGATTGAGAAGGGAGCAATGCCATGGCTTCATAGGTATGTTGGAAATCCGCTCCTTACAAAAATTCTGAACTTTTTATTTAAGACTAAAATCTCCGATGCCCATTGTGGATTTAGAGCTATACGTCGAGATGCCCTTGAGAAACTCCCTTTGAAATGTCGTGGTATGGAGTTTGCTAGCGAGATGATTATTGAGGCCGCCAAAGCGGGGCTTAGAATTAAGGAGGTACCTATAACTTATCATCCCCGCATTGGAAAATCGAAGCTAAACTCATTTAGGGATGGCTGGCGACACCTTCGTTTGATGTT contains these protein-coding regions:
- a CDS encoding ferritin family protein; translation: MKAKELIEKLIWQENELYNLYKLGETFALFERPELRDVFTLIAEEELRHGETLRGLLKEGTLEGLIVDYMDELSLEPVLSDKRAEPESLEELVVEAVLREKHAYEMYSKLAELLESPFNDLFVHIAREELTHAYRLKLIYESL
- a CDS encoding glycosyltransferase family 2 protein, translating into MTVDVSVILPTMNEEKAISVVLPKLQESLEKMGLSYEIIVVDKSVDNTPDIASSLGALVIPQKNRGYGDAYITGFNNARGKYIVMGDPDGSYDFSELPKLLEPLLRDEADLVICTRLKGRIEKGAMPWLHRYVGNPLLTKILNFLFKTKISDAHCGFRAIRRDALEKLPLKCRGMEFASEMIIEAAKAGLRIKEVPITYHPRIGKSKLNSFRDGWRHLRLMLLYSPSYLFLIPGISFVLGGAGLIAYAYNTNPLRVHSLILASLLIIVGFQIINFGIFSKVYSVKEGLEKPDRITKFFMRYSILEEGLLLSAVLLVVGLSVGISIFLKWRASGYGELFEIKQAILVMTLVALGIQLAFFSFFVSILMLKEVS
- a CDS encoding TasA family protein, with translation MKRSKIVVGVVIFLVFSSYVVSIFTDTAISRGNSIETAEFDVAISKNGKRFYNELKLFEMNNLLPGETRKSEFQIKNRGTVEVKKLTITFKVRNYEVRMSPSEKAVDSTPETGELGKWLVLKSIHVKGKSIIVNQTLNALNGKTITLPVTLQPGEIAGIEMTFELPDETGNECQTDGIDITLRLDASQ
- a CDS encoding HAD-IIA family hydrolase — its product is MIGIIFDMDGVIYRGNRPIEGAREVVEYLKKKEIPFLFLTNNSTKTPEMYREKLLSMGIDVPAERIITSGLATRLYMARHMEPGKIFVIGGKGLHEEMGKLNWETVSPEDCREGKWREIRHVVVGLDPGLTYEKLKYGTLAIRNGASFIGTNPDTTYPAEEGLYPGAGAIIASLKASTEKEPLIIGKPNEPVYEIAKEKMGRVDEIWMVGDRLDTDITFAKRFGMKAVMVLTGVSTPEDVKNSPFKPDLILPSVKELLDYLRVVK
- a CDS encoding ATP cone domain-containing protein yields the protein MPVEKVMKRDGRIVPFDRERIKWAIQRAMLEVGIHDEKLLNRVVRRVVRRINELYDGQIPNIENIQDIVELELMRAGLFDVAKAYILYRKKKAEIREEKKKILNKDKLDEIDKRFSLNALRVLASRYLIRNEKGEIIESPRELFERVATLAVIPDLLYDERVFDKDGNHEQDLSRVKYYLEHFEEFDGKYSIGRFKLNKYHFERLLNLYRELAEKGKMKVSIDEFLGMLENGAFDDYEGEIEEYFRLMAGQVFMPNTPALINSGRPLGMLSACFVVPIEDDMESIMKAAHDVAMIQKSGGGTGLN